The Diadema setosum chromosome 8, eeDiaSeto1, whole genome shotgun sequence genome includes the window TGTTCTGCCTTTGAATTATACTGTGCAGTATAAATTATATGTTCAGtttatattctttttctctttgtatGACGTTTATCATAGATGGACCATCATAATCGCAAATAAAGGCAAGAGCTGCATCTGTATAATGTCTTTCTTTGCTCAAGCTCCAATGAATCCCTGATTATTGTATGTCATAGGTGTGTGAATGAGAAATAAACATTGCATTAACCTGTGATGTAAGCTGGGTTATGTACTAGGCGAGCAGTACCTTCTTAACTGATTAGATGGCTCtcatggaaaatgtgtgtgcaTCGTGTCTAGTTTCAAGCAGTTATTGAAAGCGTAACTCCAATCTAATAGACAAATCTATTCACTCAAAGATAGAACAAAGAATAAATAGAGCATATGAcacagaaataaaccaaacacaGAATATAAGACATTTCATCACCGAAATCGGACATAAAAAAACCCCAGTTATTGGTTGTTGACATTTCACATTGTTCTTTACAATACAATGATATTTATCTCTCTTTTGTATGCACATAAGATTAATTGATGTAAAGGCATCACAAGATTTGCCACTGACATACCCACAAATTGTCATTATAGTATATAAAATGTTGTTTATATAGCTTGTcttattcattgatttcttgtgtgtgtcttgtctgtatgaatgtataataattatttcaGATAAGATTAAATTTGATTCGAATTGAATTATATGTTAAATGATTTCATTAACTTACACTGAAGAGGCGGTATGCCCTTTAAACTATTCATTATTCGTTTCCGTTAACACTATGGCTAAGACGTTTATTAAAGACCAGACCAATTCCATGGAACTTAAAGCTCGATTTATATATTCTTTATGTTATTCACTGCgatgtaatttctttttgagAATGTTTGTATTGTCTTATTTTGACTATGGGACATTGTAcatacttaaagggaagataaaccccaagagcaatgtggattgagtgaaagcagcaacattagtagaacacatcagtgaaagtttgaagaaaatcggacaatcgatgcaaaagttatgaatttttaaagttttggtgttggaaccgctggatgagaagactactagaggttatgacgtatgagtggacaacaataccaagaaaatataaaggaaattctacaaaaatccatttttcatgaaaattacaaattccatcaacttgatattgacatatgttaagggtagcaattattccccctgcgttctgaaagaggttggtccattgctcattcatgattctagaaaagtgaatttttgttgaatttcctttatattttctttgtattgttgtccactcatacgtcatatcctctagtagtctcctcatccagcggttccaacaccaaaactttaaaaattcataacttttgcatcgattgtccgattttcctcaaactttcactgatgtgttctactaatgttgctgctttcactcaatccacattgctcttggggtttatcttccctttaaggacGATTCAGTCCTTATTTACTTATTCAGTAAATAAAATGATTATATCGCACACATTACAACTGACTTGACGGATATTCTTCAATTCTTTCGATTTCAATGTCAATTCTAGCATACATTTTCAGTTTCTCCGAacattataaaagaaaaaaaactaacaTATAATCTGACagacgcggggggggggggggttatcttATTCAGTACGTTTGTCTCGTCAGGGTAGAGCAttattcagttgccatggtTGTGACGcccgcttcttcttcttcttcttcttcttcttcttcttcctttgtAATCCTACAAAATCAATTCATCCATGACTGTCGTAAATCCCCAGGGATGTTTGAGGTGCATGTGCTGGCCAGTATTGTGATATCGGGCCTTTAACGTGTGATATACTGCATGGGGAGtcactttttttctatttgggtctttatcttgttttaatAGACCTTGCTGAATGGGTCAAGTCAAAATTAACTGTGAAAATGGCCAGGAAAAGGCATGGGAGGAAGAGTTGGCTGGAAGATTTACTTATTTTGCTTCCGATTTAGCGGACATTGCAGTTGCTTTGGATGTATACACACAATCTTACTGCCCTTTATAACATGTAAGTTTAAAGTCCATTACAGGAGAGTTGGCCTTTGGTTTGCGTGATCTCAGCAGctgaaagatatatatattgtcCTCGTTGGAACTGGGAGAGACTGCCAAGTAAGTATCCGTACCAAAATATTCgcgtatacagtgtacatgcatttaCCTATCATCTGTCACCATCCAAGGAATAAAGAAACAACGTCAACGACAAAACTTTAAGAAGGAAATTTAGATATGtatacagaaatacataaaTCTCTTTCCCACAGTGCTCATAGTAATAATTACTGTTTTAGTGCTGATAACAGTTCTGTCTAGGCGATCACGTTAAACAATGTATTAGACTGTATAGTGGTAATTCATGGATTTATTTGCTTTTTGAACACGGAGCAATCTCGTTCAAAGTTCAATAGTTTTCTTACAAGATTCGGGAGTATCTCATATTATTGTGTTCATCGAGACGATTTTATCGTCTAAAGCTGCTCCCATCGATATTGTCAAAGGATATGTGTGCAAAATCTGTAAAGTGAACGTGATGGATTCCTTAATGTCTTATTACTGTATTTTCTTGCCATACTCGCATTTTGATTCTACCCACTTATACAAACTTCATGCAATTTCAAGGCAAATATAGCAATATATACGAGCACATCAAGTCCAGGCAATCAATGCGTTTTGTTGGTGTATCGTTTTATTATGATTTCTCTCCTTAATTGTTAATTTAATATTTCAATAAGATGAATAATGTCCCatcatttcataattatgaGACACATTTAGCTCATCTATTGTTCATTTCAGTTGTATGATTATCTAAAGCTTTTGaatagcttaaagggatggtacagtattggtggaaatgagaattgggctttaaactttttgcgggataccaagaaagcacttatgTAGTGCAGAGCATAtcattgtaagaggaattcaaagtttatttgatgaaaattgggtttggaatgactaaaacatccaaaaacaaagtaaaacaaagcgatcgtaataaagtgtgggtcccacactttattagaatcgctcttttttttttgggggggggatattatctcggccatttcaaaaccaattttcatcaaataaacgttgaattcgacatagaattacatgctctttcatatttcatgagaggtttctcattatctcgccgaaaaatgttagaaacctgaaattaggtctcaaccaaaactgtccGATCCCTTTAATTTCTTTCCTAAGATAGGCAAAACATTTAGAAAATACGTAAATTGacaattttttgatttttttttttcgatcaagTGCAGAGTTGAGTACTTCACCCATTCAGGTCCATCTTATCTttcttcaaaatatgaaatgcagtaAACTACACAGTGATCAATTCAAggagaacaaaatgataattgatGCAACACTGAAAATACACGGAATTGGCCTGTACTCATGACTTTCGGTCTAgtgcaatattttgaaatggatgattAAGCGTACAATTCCTGATTTAATCGGTTTCAACATTTTCAGTATAATAttcaaaactttgttataaatcTATTTAAAATTATATAATGTTTTCCAGATTCAATCTTTCATATTAGACACTTTGCATTATACCACCAGACTGAGGATAATAACATGGAGGCCACAAAGCTTTTTGAAGGAGTTTCTCGGGCTGATGTTTATGCGAAATACAGACCAACATGGCCTGCTAAAGTTTATGAGAGGATCATGTCATTTCTTTCTACCAGGGTAAGTTTCAACGTCTGATGGGCTAATAATCAAagagattttgaaatttcagatTGCAGTTACACAGTGATGATGAATGCtttggtcttctttatccagagTAGCCTATTCAGTGTTGTTACTGCCCTTTCAGAGGGCCCTGGTATATATACAACAGTGGTTTGTGTGTTACAGATCTGTTTAGAATTTATAATTGTTGTATAATAGTGCGTATTTTTGTTACATGAATTTTTTACTGTTTTACATGCAGCCTTTATTAGCATTTCTCTTCGTCATTCAAGCTGACTTATTATGAACATGTAAAATGACTGAGGAGATTTAAAATATTAAGCGAAAGAGGAGTTCTCTGACACCCATTTAACTTTTACTTCTCATGACTTTCAGCTTGTAATTGCTGGACTCATGCCTTTCACCATGCCTGTCTCTCTCGTAGAAGATTTTGGGTGGATGTACAGAAAACAAGTACATGTCGAACTTCACCAAAAATCATTAGAGTTCAAAGCTAGCAAATTAATGCGCTCTCGGAGAATAGAATCCCTTAACCGCCTGGATTTAGTTGTAATCTGTAATCAAAAGGTCGACTCAgtctcttttccttttcatgGTATGACTATCTAATAGATAAGAGCAGTGTTAGAACCAAAGGACACTGATTTCAAAGGGTTCGTTCAATGTCTTCAGAACTAATTCGTCACATAATATTGTATGGAAATAGTGTAATTTTGCCCAGAATACTTAAAATGCCAGTGAAGTGTAATAGAACAGGTCGCACAAAAATCACCATCATATTCGAACTTTCCTTGCCCTTCAGAGATCTCAACCGTACCAGCTAGCCGTCGACGTCGGATGCGGGTCGGGTCAGAGCACCTTCAGCTTGGCCCCGTGGTTCGAATGGGTGATCGGCTTCGATATCAGCGAAGCGCAGATTGGAGAAGCAATCAAAGCAAACTCCGTGAAGCACGTGGAGTTCAAGTGAGTTCTCGTCCATAGAAGTGCCGTTTAACGTTTTTATAcccacaaaatattgatttgaCTGTGCCGCAAACGACAAAGATACCGACTTAATTCATTTACCGAATGTATATTTGTTGTGGATATAGTAAATTGTTGAGATAACGACATTGTTATATTTCCTGTGCGTCGATTAAATCGTTTCTGTGCATTTTATCGCTATTGGTGGCATGAATAAGTACTTTTCTAGACCTACGTGCATATTTTGTCATGCATTGCAAATTTTAGCAGAATCTTTACATAATTTTCGAGCAAAACTTCTTAACTCGCATTGTGATCCTTGCAATGAAAGCAAACAGACATGTTCCttggcaaaaacaaacaaacaaacaaacaaacaaacaaacaaacatcaaaattaATGTAGTGGTTTATAAAATCTTATCCATATTTTTAGTTTGGTGATATTGAAAGACGCATGGGAGTTCCCTTGTTAAATCACCATTACAGTTGTCTTATACCTTATAAATATTCGTGCAAAGGCATTTTGTCTTCATAATTGACTCTTCACATCGCAGAGTGTCTGCAGCAGAAAAATTGCCACTCGAAGACGACTCCGTTGACCTCCTGACTTGCGGCCTGGCTGCCCATTGGTTGGAGTTCGACGCTTTCTGCAGCGAAGTCCAGCGTGTGTTGAAGCCACGAGGGTGTCTTGCTATCTACGGACATGGGGAACCGTGGCTGGACCATCCCGATCCCGATGTCAAGCAGAAACTTACAATAGCCTTCAAGGAGGTCAGGCCTAAATGATGATATCAGttatgacatacattgtaatactATGATGCATAAATCTGATTTAATGTAGCAGCATATGCGCTTGAATGCTTAACTGCCGTGTTGGCtgtgataaatgaaataatcaggttgataaagataatgataattccCAATACTAAATGAccaaaattctgaaaacaatgtATAAACCTATAAACGTACTTGAAGTCTTGAACCAGTCACCCCATTATTGCTTACTGCCGCACTGCGATGTCTACTGAGCCGAAGCAAgttgatgacagtgacaattaAAAATACCCAATAGGGTCCTACCCTTCATACCTAgagttttttctctctctagcTTTATCGATGATAAAACAGATTATTCATTAGTCTCTTGGAAGATAATAAACACGGACAAAGAAAGTGTTTTCTGTACAGATAGAGACAGCAAAATTATAAAAGTTTATTCTATTCTCTCCTGAGATCATATGTTCTAACTTTATATAGTATGTAACGCAAAAAGGAAACCATTTGAGATGATATAAAACTCTTGTGCACtgtattttcatgtacacatatatttgattttcttttactaAAACAATTAAAGGACTATTgtcattaatttatttttttcatattggaATACACCATGTAgtatattattgtaattatctGTATTCGTGATGTTAAGAGATATTTTACTATAAAACCGTAAGCTAATCTTCTTGCATTTTTTGTCTGCGATGTGACCTCCAGTTCGACGTGGATTCGATTGGTCCATTTTGGCACGAGAAGAGACAGATAGCATGCGACTTGTACCGTGACTTCTCCCTGCCATTCGAAGATTCAATAAGGTTTGTGAGTGGATGCAGCTAGCAATCACAGCAGAATCAGGGGTCAACCCTGTCTCTGCTAATGAAATCAGATATCAGATCTATAATGCTAGAATCATGGGTCAACCCTGTCTCTGATGATGAAATCAGATATCAGATCTATAATGCTAGAGAAAGCTTAAACGCTGGAAAGAATATCGAAAACAAATATAATCAAATAGTGTTAAAAACAATGTTCACACGTGAGCAAAGGTGACCAAGTGTCTATTTCTTAGTAACCTTCTGATGTGttttgtcatgaaaaccttaacATTTCTCATTGACGTACAAAATACATTTTGCTGCAATAAAGAGAATTTCTTGGTGTATAAAACAGCAGAAACATTTTTCCCCCAGTAATAATCCCATTTCATTACTCGAGATTAGAGTAACAGAACATAACATCTAAGAAGAAATACGGCTATTTCGTTTGGAGGCATTGTAGTTTTGATATTGAGTCATGAAAAGTCGGAAAATTATGAATCACGATTAACTTCCAGGAGCAATGAGAAGTCGTATTTTCCATATAGTATCGTATCATTCTAGATCAATTTCTAATGCTAAGAAATACGGGGTCGGAAGTTTACGTTCCAATGATCCTATTTTCGAGTGAAATGCCTAGGAAGATAGGTGTTTGGCCAAGCTATATTAATCttagtttgtttctttttttccaatacATTGTGTCCTTTGTTTGCCTTTGCGATATGAAACTAAAcataaattcaattttcaaagtCATACATTAAATAATGCATCAtgttctttgaaaaaaaaaaagacttggtGTATAACTTAAAAAGCTATTGCAGTAAAAATTGTATCTTGGTCAGATTTTCATTCCCGTTATTCTTTTGCCTTCATCATGGCTGTCTTGTTCCATAACAGAGAAGACAACACAGAATTTCGCATTAACATGACCTTAACGCACTATCTCGGTTTCGTGAGGAGTTGGTCCGCATGCCAAATTGCCCTGGAGAAAGATCCTTCGAATCAAAGTTTCCTGGACGACTATCAAAGGAAGTAAGTGAAGTTTGTTGCATCTCACGTGGTCAAAATTATCGCTGAAATTGCGGAATGAAAACTGCTCTTGATACAAACAAATGAGCAGAAAACCATTCCCTACTTGATTTAGAAATTCCCAGATATCATTCAATATCCAGTAAGTCCATGGATTCAATtggtatacagtacatgtatttgcaataaaaagatGATTTTGTCACAATAGCATGAAATACAGCATGAACATTTGAATTCTCCGCCCTGCAAAATGTTTCCGCAGAGTAGCCTAAACTTACATAATTGCgctgattggaaaaaaaaaaccaaacatgtgTGTTTGATAGATTAATCAATGTCCTTTTACTGTTTCTATATCGatcatatcgtctgttgagaatgagagaCGGAcgatattattatatataactTGTGTCACTATCTCGCTGAATACAATTATGATGATGCGGTAATACACTGTATAGTGGATTTATTAACTTTATACAAGCTCATGTATAATCATGCAGTATACACTTTAAATAGGCGGACATCATCATCTCTCtcattcttatcattttttcaaAGACTACACGATAATTCTCCATGTTTCATTGATACATTATTTCAGAGACACAACAAATCTTATATCCTATGATGTTTTGAGTGATATCTCAACGGACGGAACAGAAAATAACTGTTTATTATTATGttctcattgttttcttttgttttcattatcgAAGTTAGAAATGCTCATGTGGTCGTTTGCTATGCAGCATACACAGTATACCCCTGATACCTCATGGTTTCTTGATAACTTTGCGCTGCTTATCTCCTGTGAATCGTCTGGTTATAATACTTTCCTTGTCACATTAAACAACTGATCAAAAACTTCTACGTCACTACTGGCAACCAGGGATAACATGGTGGTATATAATAGTGTCGcagcccggaaagcagtagatgacaggttcaaaTCCCGCTGGTTCCCTAGCtctttccgacatgtttgtcaAATCATAGCTCAGCAGCTGGGATCTTActaatacattttgtatatactgAGGGAGACGAGTAAAAATTCTTTCATAGCACAACTGTCCATGAGGTGGATAATGTGTAGAGTCTTATCTCGAATCCTGTTTGCATAATATTAGTTTCTTCGAATAAGGACGCTACAGATGCTTTCGAAAACAGGATGTCAAAATGTTGCTGTCgttatttcttattcatttccaaatctTCATTTCCTCACTTTAGTCAAAATATCTTTGAACAGAGTCGtatttgcaaaatgtttgtACTCTGAATGTCTCTGATTGCTGTACATCCATCCTACATATTGCCAAGGACTTTGACCGTTCATCCAGCtgcatgggttttttttttctttctttctttctcttcatgtGTGGAATCAGGATACTTGCTGCATATGGAAAGCCAGAAGTTTCAACCGATGACGTCGTTCTCGATGTCGTTTTCCCTCTCGTCATACTGCTCGGGAGTAAAGCTGATTCGAAACAATAGTTTTCCCGAGTGTCTTTTCAGCACAAGCAAACCAATGGGAAAATGTAGTGTGTGAAATATTTCGATAATTCCTGTCCCCATTATCTAAGCGGCCATAATATAGGCCCATAATGTGTGCAAGCAAAGAACTGCATTTATATTAGATGGATTTTCATGGTGAATGTAACTGACAAATTAGCATATGCCTATTACATTGTGATGTGGTTTATTAAAAAAGTGCCGAATATCATCAAGTGTTGCGAAAAAAAGTAAAACGGGTGAGAAAAAGTGACATTATCGACGGAACTGGTCAGCGTTTATTACCAGATTACGAAGCATGGTGTAAAGAGATTGTAGGTGTCCATCTGCGATTAGGAATCAGCGATGCAAACAATGAAGTAGATAACAAGCTCATAACAGTATATTCATTATGATTAAATAGAGATACAAACAACACGCCCCCTTTTAAGCATGTATACCCTAAGCTATAAGCCAAGATCTGCCAGGTATTGGTATCTGAGTGTAGCAGAATATAGGACTGCGCAAAATATCTCACAAAGCACATCGTGTATGCAAGAGGAGTCTTGTGTAGAAAATACAATTGTAGTTGTCACCTGCTGACAGTGGTTAAAAAAGAGTAAGAGCAAAGAATGCACACGCCAAGTACCTTCCAATTCTTTCGGGTAGCTATGCATTCACGAACATTCATTTTGTAGGGAAAGGAGAAATGGCTTATATTATATAGGAGAATTTAGGTGCAAGCAATTACAATAGTCCTCTGTGCAAACGTTGCATGACCTGGACATGGTCAAGATCCCCCATAGAGGAGTGTGCAGTGAATAATCTCTGACGAAGCATTGACGATCTAGGTCTCATACTATGGTCAAGGCTCGACATAACTAGCAGCGGCCCAGGAGCACCAGAAGTGGATGTTGAGCCCCTACTTTTTAAGAAATTCCACCTTTTGGTGACCCAGAACGAAATATTAGTGAGTATCATGTACATTCTGTTATGTGTTTTTCTCATCCAGAATAGGAGAGAATATTACTCATGCCTGAGTGCTTCACAACTGCACGCATTTCAGCTGTATAGTTGACTCGACCAGATCGCTGCTAGTGTTCGTGGCTAAACACTTGAAGGCTGTTTTAACAAATTCGGCCATACAAGCCAAATTTTACGGCCATCTGATCATCTTATGATCCTAGCCTAGGAATAGCCCTAAATATGTTAAACATAATCTTTTCACAAATATTTGGTGTTATTACACgtcatatttatcattatacCCCAATccaataataaataatattggATGTTTACTATAAATTATTTCAGTTATAATGTTATTAAATGGTTTTAAGAGTTTCTTTTTCATACCTGCCAATTTTCCCACATTCATTTTGGCTGAACTtgattgtatttctgttttcattgaaatatttgatttttttttctttcgggccactaacttttattttcaggCCACCTTCTAAAAATGAGATCCAATAAATTTGGTGGCCAAGGGAGCCACCACATACACAATAAAGTTAGAGCCTCGCTATAGTATACAGTGGTAAAATTGATGTCTCATCTTGTATCAATGTTCATTTTAAAGACTTTCTGAACGTCTAACATCGATATAGGACATACTCATTGACCCCGATATGTCAGACCTAATGGCCTTCTGAACAATTCATATGATTACAATACAAGGAGCAGCTTCAGAAAAAATAAGTCAAAATGTTGTACACTCTATATCTATTAT containing:
- the LOC140232366 gene encoding putative methyltransferase DDB_G0268948; translated protein: MEATKLFEGVSRADVYAKYRPTWPAKVYERIMSFLSTRRSQPYQLAVDVGCGSGQSTFSLAPWFEWVIGFDISEAQIGEAIKANSVKHVEFKVSAAEKLPLEDDSVDLLTCGLAAHWLEFDAFCSEVQRVLKPRGCLAIYGHGEPWLDHPDPDVKQKLTIAFKEFDVDSIGPFWHEKRQIACDLYRDFSLPFEDSIREDNTEFRINMTLTHYLGFVRSWSACQIALEKDPSNQSFLDDYQRKILAAYGKPEVSTDDVVLDVVFPLVILLGSKADSKQ